In the genome of Calliopsis andreniformis isolate RMS-2024a chromosome 10, iyCalAndr_principal, whole genome shotgun sequence, one region contains:
- the Chchd2 gene encoding coiled-coil-helix-coiled-coil-helix domain containing 2, with protein sequence MPRRGRAAAPPPRTVRPVAAAPARVAAQPPAHVPPSAPMVAQPQQPSLMGQMAATAGGVAIGSAVGHTIGHAVTGLFSGGSSETAAAPAAAPVAQSAPASAPAGGACAWEIKQFLDCAQNQTDLTLCEGFNEAIRQCKASHNLI encoded by the exons ATGCCACGACGAGGACGTGCAGCTGCTCCTCCACCAAGGAC AGTTAGGCCAGTTGCAGCAGCTCCAGCTCGAGTTGcagctcaacctccagcacatgTTCCCCCATCAGCACCTATGGTTGCTCAACCTCAGCAGCCATCCCTCATGGGACAAATGGCTGCTACTGCTGGAGgtgtagccattggatctgctgTTGGTCACACCATTGGACATGCTGTCACTGGTCTCTTCAGTGGTGGTTCCAGTGAAACTGCTGCTGCACCTGCTGCAGCTCCAGTGGCACAGAGTGCACCAGCCTCTGCACCTGCCGGTGGAGCTTGCGCATGGGAAATTAAACAGTTCTTAGATTGCGCTCAGAATCAGACTGATCTGACTCTGTGCGAGGGATTCAATGAAGCTATTCGCCAATGCAAAGCTTCTCACA ATTTGATTTAA